One window from the genome of Alnus glutinosa chromosome 13, dhAlnGlut1.1, whole genome shotgun sequence encodes:
- the LOC133854693 gene encoding glycine-rich cell wall structural protein 1.8-like has product MANHKVLSVVFFVSLGLVACSATRALLGYGAVGEHGVAGYAGGAGSGAGGGAGYGAAGGIGGGGGGGSGGGGGAAYGAGGAGYGSGSGEGGGAGYGTGGAHSGGGGGGSGGGGGGGAGAGGAGYGSGEGGGAGSGYGAGAAGGGGGGSGGGSGSGYGAGGAHGGGYGSGEGAGGGYGGGAAGGGGGSGGGGGGGAGGANGGGYGGGSGSGEGGGHGGYSP; this is encoded by the coding sequence ATGGCTAATCACAAAGTCCTTAGTGTTGTTTTCTTTGTGTCATTGGGTTTAGTTGCTTGTTCTGCGACTAGAGCCCTCCTTGGCTATGGCGCTGTAGGAGAACATGGTGTTGCTGGCTACGCTGGCGGTGCTGGTAGTGGAGCAGGTGGCGGTGCAGGATATGGGGCTGCAGGTGGAATTGGCGGTGGTGGCGGAGGTGGTAGCGGAGGTGGAGGCGGAGCTGCTTATGGTGCTGGTGGTGCTGGATATGGAAGTGGCAGTGGGGAAGGAGGTGGCGCTGGATATGGTACTGGTGGAGCACACAgtggtggaggtggtggaggAAGCGGTGGAGGTGGCGGTGGCGGTGCTGGTGCAGGAGGTGCTGGTTATGGGAGCGGAGAAGGAGGAGGTGCCGGTAGCGGCTATGGTGCAGGTGCTGCtggaggaggtggtggtgggAGCGGTGGCGGCAGTGGATCAGGTTATGGTGCTGGAGGAGCACATGGAGGTGGGTATGGTAGTGGAGAAGGAGCCGGTGGAGGTTATGGTGGTGGAGCTGCTGGTGGCGGTGGGGGCTCTGGTGGCGGCGGAGGTGGTGGTGCTGGGGGTGCAAATGGGGGTGGATATGGAGGAGGTAGTGGGAGTGGAGAGGGTGGTGGACATGGTGGCTACTCCCCTTAA